TCTCTCGTTGATGATGagtttgtactaaatcattatAGTTCAACACCTTTGTGGGCTTTAACTCAAATTCCAACCatagtgtaaatatatcattgtattCAATAAAAAGTATTCGTCAATTGGCTCTGAGATTGAATGCCAACGTTGTGATATGGTATAAGAGACATACAAGCATTGGACATGTGCGGGATTGATTCCGGAAAAGGCAAAGAACGTTTTCCGACCATCATACGAGCTATCTAACCACCGAAAATAATTTTGCCtatgtgtgacaaaaaaaaatcaatggtaAAAGGTACTTAGATTTTTAAAGTTACAATATGCTCCGAACAAAAATACTTATAACAAAAACGcttgtgaaaagaaaaatattttctccACAACCGATGAAAAATTTGCatataaaatttaagttggacGCTCACATTCTACCAATAATTTGGGCTTTGGGCCTGGCCCGCACCTAAACTACAGTGCTCGGCCCGCTTGAGCTGAAGACTGATACACTGAAAGAAGGAAAGCAGAAGACCTGCTTATGAACCTCGTCGTCTCTCTTGCATCTTCAACCTCTCAGAAGTCCTGAACCGATCGCATACATCCAACCAATCGGTATGTTTTCATTATTTCGATGCAAATTTCATTGaaaaattgcattttttttttaatttctgaaaaaTTTGACCTTTAGTTCCTGGTTGGCTATGGCTTAGGGTTTGGATCTGTGAGCATTCGGATGGGGACGCGAAACGACGTTGTGGAGATTGATAGCTTGGAGGAGGGGTTACTTTCAGAAACTGCAACCGAAGCTGAAGGTGAAGAACCAGTTCTGTATTCAGCTTCGTTTCAGGAAAAAGAGGAGAATTTTGTGAAGTACCAAACTGCACGATGGCTTCTCTACTCTGGGCTTTTGGTACTGGCATGGGGGATTGGGATTTTTATGCTGCTTTATCTGCCCGTCCGCCGCTACATTCTGCGAAAGGATATTCGATCGCGGAAGCTCTATCTCACTCCCAATGCCATTGTCTACAAGGTAAATTGGAAGTTGAAGTTTGAGTCTTTATGTTGTTGTTGATGATTTGAGCTCCCAAATGCGGATTTTTGTTCTcggttgatttgattgtttgTCGATTGATCAATACTTCGAATGCTGCTGGAATTTGGTTGCTTTTGGTATGTGAAATTATGGGTTGCTGGTTACCATTGGATAATGCTTTGTTTCTTTAGCTCAGTATGCAAAGCCGGTTCCATTTCCAATTTTCGgggtgttgaagaaagagaaGCATTTTTTGTTGCCTTCAGTAGCGGATGTTGTGATCGAGCAAGGTAAGGAGCATTGGCAGTTAGTACATAAGTGTTACATTCCCAGATTACTTTTTGATACATATGTTTTATTTTGTGCATTTTGAGGTTTAGTCTTCGAATAATGCCTCGGAACCCTTTATGATACTGTTGTTATACTCAGGATATCTGCAGTCTCTCTTCGGTGTCTACTCACTTAGAATAGAACATGTTGGTGTCAGACGGCCGGCAAGCGATGATGTTCAAATTCATGGCATTGCGAATCCCAGTGCTTTCAGGAAGGTATGTTACTCACCACTTTAGTTAAACACTTATTCGCAGGATATCCCCAATTTTAGAAAAGATGAGTTTGTCTCCCCTGATGTCCGTTTCAGGCAGTCCTCATGCGCCTTTCAAGCATGACTAATGAGGTCTTCTCTAGACAAATTTCCACACTTGAAGATATTCCAAATTTGAAGGTAGGTCATATGCCAGATTATTTTGGTGTGCCAATCTCAATCCTTATCCAAAGAAGCTGAACTTTGTTGGTCATATCTGCAAAGCTTTATCTGGACATATTGATAAATCCTTGATAACTCGTTAGGCCATTAAGAaactcttttttccttttgtcaGCTTCAGGGGTCCCCGTCAAAGTCTCTCAGGTATGGGGATCTAGTGCTACTACAAAAACTTGAGGAAGTTGGAAGTTCTGTAAAGGTAAAATGCTGAAATTTCTGTTGTTATATTTAAATTGTGTATGCTCTTCTTTCTCATAGACTTGACTTTCATCTGATGTCTATTATGCAGAGGGTTCAAACTATACTTGAGGAGCAACACCCTCAAACACCAGAACCTACAGATGGAAGCGCACGAAGAGTGTTAAATTTGTAATTCTTCTGGCCTTTCACATTCTTAGTTGGATGTTTTTTTTCCGAACGGAAGCTTTTTGTTCAATTATATACTGAATTCTAGAATATCCTACGTCCTGGATATAGTGTGTGATGCAGGATATGCAGAAGGTGGGAAATTTCATGTCAGGCCTTTGTTCGTACAAGTCGCACACCACTACCATGTTATTATCACCTATCTCGTCTGCCAAATCCAGGATTACAACCCCGCAAACGTTATACATTCTTCCTACATTTCTGCTGGTGCCCACTAACAAGGCCCTGTTGATTCCAAATGTACTTTGTATCTTATCATTTGCAAGTATAGAAATTGACCCATGTAAAGATTCATGATTGTCCCTTTGGGGGTTTGTTGTGTGCTGTTCTTTCcatgaaaaatttaaattcttttttct
This is a stretch of genomic DNA from Malus domestica chromosome 02, GDT2T_hap1. It encodes these proteins:
- the LOC103451359 gene encoding uncharacterized protein isoform X1, which produces MGTRNDVVEIDSLEEGLLSETATEAEGEEPVLYSASFQEKEENFVKYQTARWLLYSGLLVLAWGIGIFMLLYLPVRRYILRKDIRSRKLYLTPNAIVYKYAKPVPFPIFGVLKKEKHFLLPSVADVVIEQGYLQSLFGVYSLRIEHVGVRRPASDDVQIHGIANPSAFRKAVLMRLSSMTNEVFSRQISTLEDIPNLKLQGSPSKSLRYGDLVLLQKLEEVGSSVKRVQTILEEQHPQTPEPTDGSARRVLNFV
- the LOC103451359 gene encoding uncharacterized protein isoform X2, with protein sequence MASLLWAFGTGMGDWDFYAALSARPPLHSAKGYSIAEALSHSQCHCLQAQYAKPVPFPIFGVLKKEKHFLLPSVADVVIEQGYLQSLFGVYSLRIEHVGVRRPASDDVQIHGIANPSAFRKAVLMRLSSMTNEVFSRQISTLEDIPNLKLQGSPSKSLRYGDLVLLQKLEEVGSSVKRVQTILEEQHPQTPEPTDGSARRVLNFV